Part of the Pedobacter roseus genome is shown below.
GGCGTGATCCATAAATTTTGGCCAGAGCAAGCCCAGTTCGAATGATAACATGGTACCAGATACCGCACCTGTGGCAAAGAATATTGCTACCCCTTTACTCCAGGCTTTAGTGAGGTTTTTATATACCTCATCGTTTGTTTTAAGCCATTTGTAATGCGATACGGCCATAAAGAAAGGCATCACCATGCCAATACAGGAAAAAATAATATGAAAGCCTAATGATAAGGCCATCTGGGAACGGGCTGCAATAAAATCATCCATGGGCTGTAGATTTTGAATTGTAACAAATATAGTTGTTAAAGACTAAAGCCTATGGTAATTCAATGACGTTGAAAGGATTATTTGAAATATAGAACGTTTATAAATTGAAAAAAGATTTGGATGTTCGTTGCTGCGGAAGTAATTATTTTTGTTTAACCACAGATGCACACAGATAAACATAGGTTTACTGGTATTATACCTTTATCTGTGTGTATCCTTTTTATCTGTGGTTAATAATTTCTATTAAGCTAGTTGCCTAAACCCCTTTCAGTTCATCATAAGCAGCGGTTAAACTTCTTTCAATTCCTTCACCTTTCCATTCGGGTGCATTTGGGATCGTAGTCGTTTTTAAAATATCTTCTTTGCTTTTTCCTGCTTTAATTTCGCCGCCTACAAAGGTTAACAGGTTTTGAAGGTAATTTTGATATGCTTTAACGTCGGTTTTATTTCCGGTTACTTTTTCAGGATCAAGGCTATGTCCCCAAATAAATAAGGTATCATTATCAAACTGGTTCTGTATCTTATCTAAAGCAGTGATCCAGTTGCCAATGTGTGCTCCATTTTCTCTATCAATATATGGAAATTTACGGTTGAAAACCAGATCGCCAACATGCACGATATTGGCATTTTCGAAATGATAAACGGCATCGCCATTGGTGTGGCCAGACCCGTAATAATAAGCTTTGATATTTTCGTTACCTACTTTTGCAGTCCATTTTGTACCAAATGTGGTATCAGGCAAAAGTTGTTTATCTAAATTATTCGCTTTCTCTGCACCTCTTTTCTGGTTTACCAGCGAATTTTGGTGTGCAACCACTTTTTCTGCTAATCCTTTAAAAGAAATATTTCCGGCGGTATGATCGCCATGGTGATGTGTGTTGATCAAATATTTGAAAGGTTTTTCGCCCAGTTTTTTCAATTCGTCGATTACATGCGGAGCCGTAGTAGGGAATTGCGC
Proteins encoded:
- a CDS encoding MBL fold metallo-hydrolase encodes the protein MERRNFIKNSALAMALLSIYKTDVFAQQDMFRAYNFKPLRNDVGIFTEQGGTIGWLNSSNGFVVVDAQFPTTAPHVIDELKKLGEKPFKYLINTHHHGDHTAGNISFKGLAEKVVAHQNSLVNQKRGAEKANNLDKQLLPDTTFGTKWTAKVGNENIKAYYYGSGHTNGDAVYHFENANIVHVGDLVFNRKFPYIDRENGAHIGNWITALDKIQNQFDNDTLFIWGHSLDPEKVTGNKTDVKAYQNYLQNLLTFVGGEIKAGKSKEDILKTTTIPNAPEWKGEGIERSLTAAYDELKGV